In the genome of Nocardioides sp. NBC_00368, the window GAGCGTCATCCAGCGCCAGCTCTCCAACCCGTTCCTGGCGCCCGACTTCACCAACGCCCGCCCGCCGGTGCATGCCCGTCGGCTCTCCGGCTGGGAGCTGCTCGGGCCGCTGTTCCGCAGCTTCGAGTACGCCGACTCCGGCCCCTCCTGCATGCCGCTGCCCGAGCCGCCCGCCTACGGGCCCGGCCACGTCGAGGCGCCCGGCACCCGTGAGCTCATGCACCACCAGGCGCAGCTGGTCGCCTCCGCGGCCGAGGGACACCGCTCCTACCTGCTGGCCGACGAGCCCGGTCTCGGCAAGACCGCCCAGGCGCTGCTCGCCGCTGAGGCGGCCAACGCCTACCCGCTGCTGGTGGTCGTGCCCAACGTCGTCAAGGCCAACTGGGCCCGCGAGGTCAGTCTCTGGACGCCGTCCAAGAAGGCGACCGTCGTGCACGGCAACGGCGAGGACATCGACGGTTTCGCCGACATCATCGTGGTCAACTACGAGATCCTCGACCGCCACGTCGGCTGGCTCGGCGAGTTCGGCTTCAAGGGCATGGTCGTCGACGAGGCCCACTTCATCAAGAACAAGTCCTCCCAGCGCTCCCAGCACGTGCTGGCCCTCTCGGAGAAGATCCGGCAGCGTACGGCCAACCCGCTGCTGATGGCTCTGACCGGCACCCCGCTGATCAACGACATCGAGGACTTCCGGGCGATCTGGCAGTTCCTCGGCTGGATCGACGACGTCAAGCCGCTGGGCGGTCTGCTCGAGGGGCTCGAGGAGACCGGGCTGACGCCGCAGGACAACAGCTTCTACGGCGCCGCCCGCCGTGTGGTCGTCAACCAGGGCATCGTGCGTCGCCGCAAGATCGACGTCGCCAGCGACATCCCGGCGCGCCGTGTGGCCGACCTGCCGGTCGAGCTCGACGACGCCGAGGGCCGCTCGATCCGGGCCGCCGAGGCCGAGCTGGCCAAGCGGATGATGCAGCGCTACGACACCGCGATCGAGACCCGGGTGACCGGCGCCAAGCCGGCTCCGGGCGAGCTCGACCTCGAGCTGATCCGTCGGGTTGCCACCTGGGAGCGCGAGGACCAGGACGCCTCCACCGGCGAGAACGTCTTCGGCATGATGCGCCGCATCGGTCGCGCGAAGGCGTCGCTGGCCGCCGACTACGCCGCCCAGCTGGCGCGCAACGTCGGCAAGGTCGTCTTCTTCGCCAAGCACATCGAGGTCATGGATACCGCGCAGAAGCTCTTCGAGGAGCGCGGCATCCGCTACTCCACGATCCGTGGCGACCAGACCTCGAAGGCGCGCGAGAAGGCCATCGACGAGTTCATGAACGACCCCGAGGTCGAGGTCATCGTCTGCTCGCTCACCGCCGCCGGCGTCGGCGTCAACCTGCAGGCCGCCTCCAACCTGGTCCTGGCCGAGCTCTCCTGGACCGATGCCGAGCAGACCCAGGCGATCGACCGGGTCCACCGCATCGGCCAGACCGAGCCGGTCACCGCCTGGCGCATCATCGCGAGCCAGACCATCGACACCCGGATCGCCGAGCTGATCGACTCCAAGGCCGGCCTGGCGGCTCGCGCCCTGGACGGCTCCGACGAGGAGATCACCGACTCCGCCGACGTGCAGCTCGAGGCCCTGGTCTCGCTGCTCACCGACGCGCTCCGCAAGCGTGAGTCGGGTCGCCGGGGTCGCCGAGCGGCCTGACCCGGTTCGCGGGCTCGATCCAGGCCCCATCTCAGGGAGAATCCTGAGGTGGGGCCTGGGTGCTGCGGCGTACGCTTGCTCACATGTTCTGGATCATTCTCCTCGTCATCGCGGCGGCTGTTGGTGGCTACGTGTTCCGGGTGCCGATCGTCGCCAAGCTGACCGGGCAGCCACGCAGCCGCATAGAGCGGCACATCGGACCGAAGACCAAGCGCCTTCCCTGATCCCGCCGGCAACCGCCCCGGGAATCCTCAGCGGCACACGTGCGTTGAGGCGTACGTGTCCGCCGGCCCGGCGCGCACACGAATTCAGACCGGAAGTGAGAGCCCCATGCCCACCGTCGAGCTCGGCGCAGAGAACTTCGAGAGCACCGTCACCGACAACGAGATCGTTCTCGTCGACTTCTGGGCGTCCTGGTGCGGCCCGTGCCGCCAGTTCAGCCCCATCTACGACGCCGCCTCCGAGGAGCACCCGGAGATCGTCTTCGGCAAGGTCGACACCGAGGCCGAGCAGGCGCTCGCCGGTGCCGCCAACATCACCTCCATCCCGACGCTGATGGCCTTCAAGAAGGGCAACCTCGTCTTCTCCCAGCCCGGTGCGCTTCCCGCGCCCGCGCTCAAGCAGGTCATCGACGCGGTCGTCGACCTCGACATCGACAAGGCGCTGGCCGAGCAGGCCTCGAAGGAGTCCGGCGAGTAAGACTCGTCGTGGCTCCGCGGCGCCCATCAGGTTTGATAGCGCTGTGACCGAACCCGATAGCGCCGCCCACGAAGAGCTCCTCCGCCTGCGCGGCAGCATCGACAATCTCGACGCCGCCCTCGTCCACCTTCTCG includes:
- a CDS encoding DEAD/DEAH box helicase — its product is MAQGAATRRNNRSGRSRSNGNTGRSGQNGRRKGVHKDNEGIIPVLAQVVREVESAVQRRSAMPDVRTKFQVVALLARDERHRVLEDETLNDGRRAEQLKRLDGIATILAKTATMDSRLFELLAEDAEISEAALDLKHELMARGGVDVPEDEEEDEDETPAVVVPDKRVVPTSVIQRQLSNPFLAPDFTNARPPVHARRLSGWELLGPLFRSFEYADSGPSCMPLPEPPAYGPGHVEAPGTRELMHHQAQLVASAAEGHRSYLLADEPGLGKTAQALLAAEAANAYPLLVVVPNVVKANWAREVSLWTPSKKATVVHGNGEDIDGFADIIVVNYEILDRHVGWLGEFGFKGMVVDEAHFIKNKSSQRSQHVLALSEKIRQRTANPLLMALTGTPLINDIEDFRAIWQFLGWIDDVKPLGGLLEGLEETGLTPQDNSFYGAARRVVVNQGIVRRRKIDVASDIPARRVADLPVELDDAEGRSIRAAEAELAKRMMQRYDTAIETRVTGAKPAPGELDLELIRRVATWEREDQDASTGENVFGMMRRIGRAKASLAADYAAQLARNVGKVVFFAKHIEVMDTAQKLFEERGIRYSTIRGDQTSKAREKAIDEFMNDPEVEVIVCSLTAAGVGVNLQAASNLVLAELSWTDAEQTQAIDRVHRIGQTEPVTAWRIIASQTIDTRIAELIDSKAGLAARALDGSDEEITDSADVQLEALVSLLTDALRKRESGRRGRRAA
- the trxA gene encoding thioredoxin yields the protein MPTVELGAENFESTVTDNEIVLVDFWASWCGPCRQFSPIYDAASEEHPEIVFGKVDTEAEQALAGAANITSIPTLMAFKKGNLVFSQPGALPAPALKQVIDAVVDLDIDKALAEQASKESGE